The window ttgttatttaattgctACAGTACAATATCTGTcatggaattttaaattttatatattttatcagtatgatatatacaatttaaaattggcTGAAAGAAGAACGTGAACTGAAGACGTGTTCAAATTGAACAGAACAATAAAAGTTAATACAATATCTCgatatatcgtttttttttaacaagtttgatactcatatataaataaattcaaatataaaaaaagatttaactCGCCTCTGTTACAAATTAACAATGTACCTAAAGCTTTACTAAGTACATATAATAGTAAAGTTTGAGCCGAgcatataatttgtaaaaaatacaaatcgtttgttataataatatattcttataaaataaatgtgctCACTTAATGAATTTTCCCGTGacttacttaaaaatatgtcatatattCTTCCGTCAAAGTTAACCTGAGCAAAATGGGTCTTATACAATTTTCATCTCTTTTATCTCGTGCGACAAAGCGTCGTTGAAACGGATAGCATACTCGTTGAGAATCACATTTAAACATATCCGATGAGagactaaaatatttaaggtatttcattaaaataatatatcaagctACTAAACGAATTCAAAGAAACTATTTGCTATGATATGTTATGATGTTGCGTGCCAAGAGACAATCAATTAAGTGTtaacattttcttaataattattatactttcattataaatatttattctaaaatagattaaacataattatgctGAGTATTAAAAATACGAACGTGAAATATCGCGCTAAAATCTACAAGTTTATAAATAGATGTAGCTTAGAATATTATTtcgtgtaaaaataatataacctttatatcaaaaatatctttaaacaaCCTTTAATTATAATGTCCTTAACATTTTAATGTCCAACTTGGTGAAAAGATGTATTATACTATCGATCCATGTGTCtaactatattaaatttatacatatatgtatatacataatgttttaTTGGACAtactagaattaaaattatttaacgtgCAAACAAAAATAACTGCGTGGCCaacaatgatatttattttattaaattgtattcgaATTCCAAATTGGTCCATGTTTATCATTTTGTCTatggtttattgaaaaaatatatcaatatactCAATCTAGACACAATGTACCTACTTAATTAAATCagctttaaaataacataattgaaATTTTAGCCTTCACGGTCACAGCGTGAATAAAATTGTgagaatatatttcttaaaaattaagtcGGTACAAACGAATTGTACGAAAGCACCTCTAATATATCTCTGTAGAcgtaaataagatataatacccgcaaaataaatataattatataaaaacaatctcGAGATATTATGACATgaaaaaatttacattatttttaaactttccaTCGTGTTATGTAGTAATCTACATAAAATTAAGTTACTgagatttttttgataaaaataattaaggtatGACTTTCTTTATTACGAGAATTAGTGTACACAGCAATGTGAAgaaattttcaaatgaaaaatagcaagtatttaatatttaaagagtaAGAGACGTCAGCAGAGATTCAGTAACTGAAGGTATTAAGAACGTTCACCTAGTGCGAGACCAAGTTTTGCATATTATAGAATTTCTCAAGTAGATGCAAGCGAGgctgatttcttttttttttaattttcatgtagTAAAAAATTGCTCTGTGCAACTTAGTCAGTCTTTGCTCCTGTCTTTAAAACTTTACCTtcacaattttaatgatttctcTGTATatctttatgtaaattttaaagaattcaCGCTATAGGTCTATAGGTTTTCTAATGTCTTATGTACGAGATGATTTTTAGTgtgaaattaattcaattaatttgtttGGGTTGGTTGCAGTATTTGCTTAAAAAACTCAGTATTACATACTCCACAGTATTTTTCTtctaaatttcattaattaaatatataaatattttatttaaacaattcatatttacaaaattatatctatagCACACCAACTGTAACCCCTAATTTTACACCATTTAAGGTCGAATGAAAAGTAGTCTACGTTCTTCTCCGTGAATTGAACTATCACCCCACCAAATTTCATCCTAATAGCTTCAGCGGTTTAAGCGTTAAGAGTGAacgaaagagttactttcgcatttataatatcaaatatagataaaacagtgtttaattttttttacaattcttaTTTGAGATATTGTAATAACACTTAATATTCCCGAACTGAAATTTGTAAAACAACGTTCTATATGATTTATATCAAACTAGAAAATTCAAAAAactttcattcatttcattttcattctgaCTTAATTTCCATTCTTTTCTAACAACAATATTCCTGggattattatgtaaataaaatttgcgCATTCGGATTgtgctttaatttatttttacgtcTATCAATGGCTGCGCTGAAACCTTTGTCCGATGATTTTCACGTTTTCCACGTAAACCCGATTGAATAATACCAGTTGAATGAAATTATTCGTTTACAGTTCGTATTGGAATGCCGTTAATCCtcgtagtatttttaaatattttttcactaattttttttctcttttactGTAAAAGTGTGATTTTGTATTTCATAACGTttcaatgattaaaatataaactttggTTGCTGAAAGTAATAACAATGCGTTTGCTTTGTATGCTACAAATTTcaattatgtgattaatttattattataatcggtACATTATTGTTACTGACATGCAATTAATTGCCGAACTATAGCAATTTTTCAGTACTTAGTTATACAGTTCTACTCactgttaaaataaaaggaaagaGGTGAATAGactataaaatcatattattgatGCTATTTAGTGAATCAGATTGCAAGCGATAAGAAAACAGGAATGATTAGGGCCTTAAATTTACTGCAATAGTATAGTTATCTATGTATTTGTATTGTGCTGTACAGGTAAAAGTAATATTCGCGAGTAAACTCATGTTTTAATTGAATAGGAATTTTTCAACATTAGAAAGTTTCAGTTCATTCAGAGTTCCGAAGAACAATGAACTCGATAAAAAGTCAACTTCGTCGAGTCCGCGGCGCATTTGACTAACTTTGTTATCTAAAGTTTTCAATTCATTCTCATTCAGTCTCATTCTGTTGCCATCTGGCGGAAGTATGCGTTTCTGACATCTAGCGGAAAGTACTAAACAAAATTTCCATAAGTTACATGGGCGGACTTCAGTGTGTATTGATATTAGTATTCAGGAGTAGATGTCGCTGTCATTGGTTAAAAATTTTCACTCATTACAGCGACATCTATCTTTACAACCGGAATAATAGAATAGGGATCTCTgtgaaactattatttttaataaatatattacgatttattgatgaaaactaACCTTAATACGTAACATaaggtatacaacaacaacagcctgtaaattcccactgctgggctaaaggcctcctctccctttgaggagaaagtttttggaacatattccaccacgctgttccaatgcgggttggtggaatacacgtgtggcagaatttctatgaaattagtcacatgcaggtttcctcacgatgttttccttcaccgctgagcacgagatgaattataaaggcaaatgacatgaatcagcgttgcttgcctgggtttgaacccgtaatcatcggttaagatgcacgcgttctaaccactgggccatctcgactctcacatAAGGTTATTAATACGTAAACatagattaataatatgttatcgTTTGCAGAGCGTCAATGTTGGCTCACTGCCGAATGCTCTCCGTGGCTTGCAACTACACGGAGGGAGAGCATATGGTCTGCGTTCTGGACTTCAAGAGGGAGACGGGGCTGTGGCACGCAGTGTTGGCGAGTGTCCTGAACGGAATGCACGTCATATTCATACCATACGCCCTGATGAAAGTCAGCCCCGCGTCGTGGATGCACATGATCACGAAATACAGGTGCGGTATATATTAGTAATCGATATATcttaaaatagttactataaCAAAACTGCACTCTGTATACGTAATAAAACCTTCAtatgatattccataacacaaacattacatttttttcatggtatttaatttaaattagagtGGCCATTTAATACCAATTTACTATTACGAGATGATGAAACCAAAGAAGTGACTCAATACGTCTGAATAGCGACGTGACTAATGTCTCTTAGAGTGATTCATTTCGAGTAAGTAGTCGGAGTCATGAATTAAAGAAACGTGACACCCACCAGGGCATCGGTGGCTATCGTCAAGTCACGTGACCTGCACTGGGGCCTCCTGGCGACGCGCGACCACAAGGAGATCCTGCTTAGCTCTTTGAGGATGCTGTTGGTGGCTGACGGGGCGAATCCTTGGTCTTTGTCCTCGTGCGATCAATTCCTCTCCGTATTCCAGAGTAAAGGTAAGCTTACGAGTATCAGGTATCGTCTGTATGATACGACGGTTAttgactataaaaataatttaagatttcGGTCTAAAgtaaaattttgtttcatacAGTGAATTCATGTAAATTATTTCTTcctatgagtcgagatggcccagtggttagaacgcgtgcatcttaaccgatgattgcgggttcaaagccaggcaagcaccgctgattcatgtgcttaatttgtctttgtaattcatctcgtgctcagcggtgaaggaaaacatcgtgaggaaacccgcatgtgacaaatttcatagaaattctgccacatgtgtattggaacagcgtggtggaatatgtttcaaatcttctcctcaaagggagaggaggcctttagccaagcagttggaatttacgggctgttgttgttattttgacCTAAGGTTAATTTAAGTAAGGCTATTTCCAATAaatcgtatatttatatattatatttcaaggaTTATTAAATCAATCTTACAATATGTGTAGTAAATCAAGTAATATGTTTAGCACAAACTAGGCACGGCCTTACCCAATGTAACGTTCCCGTTCACGCGCAGGGGTCCGCGGCGATTTAAGATTTTGGTCGACAATAAATTTTCTATTCATTCAATGAATTCATATTAacttgtaactacaggcacaagggacataacatcttagttcccgaggttggtggcgcattgacgatgtaaggaatagttaatatttcttacagcgtcattgtctatgggtgatggtgaccacttaccatcaggtggcccatatgctcgtccgccaacctataacataaaaaaaaattagattattttagacttaacattaatttatgtacctgttgacttccaagcaggatacattaattgaaataattgtatttaattaacatgacgttgtattttttaaatgttaaaaaagagtaactactgagtttcttgccggttcttctcggtagaatctactttccgaaccggtggtagcttcacttaattgtaaaatcacgattcaaaagtgcttataaaagcctacttgaataaagtttattttggttttgattttgattttgtaaggctttatttaaaataaatggtatatttctaattatattttcaaggaTTATTAAATCAATCTTACAATATGTGTTGAATATATTTGGCACAAACTAGGCACAGCCTTACCCAATGTAACGCTCACGTTTACGTACGCAGGGGTCCGCGGCGACGCGATCTGCCCGTGCGCGTGCAGCAGCGAGTCGCTGACGGTGTGCGTGCGGCGCGCGGGCCGCGGGGGCTCGTCCGCCGGCCGCGGCGTGCTCTCCATGTCCGGCCTCTCGTACGGCGTCGTCCGCGTCGACGCCGAGAACTCGCTCACGTCGCTCACGCTGCAGGACTGCGGACAAGTCATGCCCTCATGTAAGCTGGCGTCGGGTGTGTCGTTGGAAACGTGGGAAATAAACACCTCCGCAAGACGTAAATATTAAGTCGATAACTGAAAGCGATACAACTATTACATtgattatagtacgacacaacttagatgtcgcatcggcaaaattcgtaaaaccgatcatatccgaattgagtacgctatcccaaattatcaatatttatttctcatgcgaatatgatctttgcacaaatgtaataacttgtagtatcatatcacataatatattcgtcaatttgacgcgtcgatttacatgcacttgctttctctgacgcgttaATCTATAacgacaaatagcgtcgaatggcgcgatagggagctatttctattggttgtgtaaatcgacagtaatcggttttattttcattccatttcattttccgatgctacatctaatttgtgtcgtactatacgcgaATCTGTTCTGTTTCATTGttcttaaaaacatatttattttaaataggtgTCATCGTAGTTGTAAAAATGGAAGGCCTAGCGTATCTCTGCAAGACGGACGAAGTCGGTGAAATATGCGTGCTCTCCGGCGCAACTGGTTCAGGATACTGGGGCCTGCCAGGTCTCACTAACACGGTGTTCAGGGTTCAGCCTCTTGACGCTGACGGTGAGCCGATCGGAGAAGAACACTATGTTCGCAGCGGTCTACTCGGATTTCTGGGTCCTGGAGGTAAAAATCGTGATTTAACACTAaagtaatcaaaaataatacagcacagaaatgtttaaataaaattttctccTAAAAACAGGCTTAGTATTCGTATGCGGATCTCGCGATGGTCTGATGACTGTCACTGGCAGGAAGCACAACATGGACGATATTATAGCGACGGTACTTGCCGTGGAGCCCATGAAGTTCATATACAGGGGACGCATAGCCGTGTTCTCGGTGCGAGTGTTGCGTGACGAGAGGATCTGCATCGTAGCGGAACAACGGCCCGACTGCGGAGAGGAGGAGGTATAGTGTGCTCGAACAGACTTGATCCTGTCATCTATATACATATTGCGACAATGTtgctttaaaattgtaatttcagttTGCTGATTGCTTCTATTTTGTCAATTTGGTTTtcctttttataattcatactcAAGACTATAAATGCcggttataatttgaaataacgataacattttttaatcttatacaCAGTCATTCCAATGGATGTCCCGCGTGTTGCAAGCTGTCGACTCGATCCATCAAGTGGGAATATATTGTCTGGCTCTGGTGCAACCTAATTACCTGCCCAAGACGCCGCTCGGAGGTATTCACCTCAGCGAATGCAAGAGGCGATTCCTCGAAGGCACGTTACATCCAGCCAATGTACTCATGTGCCCGCACACGTGCGTGACAAACCTACCCAAACCGAGGGAAATACATTCAGGTATATTTACTTACCGTGcattatatttgaaatcaatttaaagaaATGATTTTTAACTATCTATTTTTTACACAGATGTTGGCCCAGCTTCTGTCATAGTCGGTAACTTGGTCCAAGGTAATCGCCTTGCATCAGCTCAAGGGCGAGATATGGGATACACTGACGACTCGGATGCGGCACGAAAGTACCAATTCATATCACAAATATTGAGATGGCGAGCTCAGAGTACTTCCGACCATGTGATATTTACGTTGCTCAATTCAAAAGGTGCTGTTTCAAAAGTGCTCACATGCGCCGAATTACATAAGAAAGCAGAGAGAATCGGTAATCTGTTATTAGAAAAGGGTCGCGTCAACACAGGGGACCACGTTGCTCTGATATTCCCGCCGGGACTTGATCTCATTTGCGCATTCTACGGTTGTTTGTACGTTGGCGCAGTTCCGGTGACAATTAGACCACCGCATCCTCAGAACCTGCACACCACGTTGCCGACGGTTCGCATGATCGTCGACGTCAGTAAAGCGACGCTAGTCCTTTCCAATCAGTCTGTGATAAAGCTGCTCAGATCTAAAGAAGCTAGCAATGTTCTCGATAGCAAAGCTTGGCCTATTACTCTCGACACCGACGACATGCCTAAGAAGAAACTACCTATTTTGTACAGAGCCCCCACTGCTGAAATGCTCGCGTATTTAGACTTCAGCGTCTCAACTACTGGAATGTTAGCTGGTATCAAGTTGTCACACGCTGCCGTTACTTCCCTCTGCCGCTCTATGAAGATAGCATGCGAACTTTACCCCTCACGGCATATAGCTCTGTGCTTGGACCCGTACTGCGGTCTCGGGTTTGCCCTCTGGTGCCTCAGCAGTATATATTCAGGACATCACTCCATCCTCATTCCCCCCTCTGAAGTTGAAATAAATCCAGCACTCTGGTTAAGTGCAGTGTCCCAGTATAAAGTCCGCGATACATTCTGTTCGTACGGTGTAATGGAATTATGTACGAAAGGATTAGGTAGCTCCGTCAATCAACTCAAAAGCAAAGGAATTAATTTGGCTTGTGTTAGAACATGCGTCGTCGTCGCCGAAGAACGGCCGAGGATCAACTTAACCAATTCCTTTTCGAAACTTTTCTCGGCGCTTGGCTTGAGTCCACGAGCTGTGTCTACGTCATTCGGGTGTCGCGTCAACATTGCCATATGCCTACAAGGAGCATCCAGTCCGGAGCCTTCCACCGTATATGTTGACCTGAGGGCTTTGCGTAACGACCGCGTGTCACTGGTGGAACGCGGTAGTCCGCACTCACTCTGCCTGATGGAATCTGGCAAATTGTTGCCGGGCGTGAAAGTGATCACCGCCAACCCGGAAACTAAAGGGCAATGCGGAGATTCTCATTTGGGTGAGATATGGGTGCAGTCGCCACATAACGCGAGCGGTTACTTTACAATCTACGGCGACGAAAGCGATTACGCCGACCATTTCAGTGCTCAACTAGTCACTGGGAACACAGGAGAGGTTTATGCGAGGACGGGATACTTAGGATTTTTAAGAAGAACAGAGATTAGCACGACTAGTGTCGGGGGCGATGACACCTCGATAATGACTCGTGATAGCGACACGGAGTCGCTGGCGTCCGCCTGCGCGAGCATGTCGGGCCTGGCTGCCGCAGACTCCCATGACACTCACGACGCGGTGTTCGTGGTGGGCGCTCTCGACGAAACAATAATGCTGCGCGGAATGCGATACCATCCCATTGACATCGAGAACTCGGTTATGAGGTGCCATAAGAAGATTGCTGAATGGTGAGTACAGTGAtaggattttgttttatattaattaaaactacatcTCTACActacagtcgagatggcccagtggttagagcgcgtgcatcttaatcaatgattgcgggttcaaacccaggcaagcaccgctgattcatgtgcttaatttggctttataattcatctcgtgctcagcggtgaaggaaaacatcgtgaggaaacatgcttGTGACggatttcaaagaaattctgccacatgtgtattccactaacccgcattggaacagcgtggtggaatgtgttccaggccttctcctctaagggagaggaggcctttggcccagcagtgggaatttacaggctgttgttattgttgttgaaaaCTACATCAGTGTACTTTGATAACTCggacagatttttttatgatcCGTTATTATATCAAGTAAATGTAACTTTTATCGTCACTTATGATTCTGAGTTAAAAAAAGgcatcataaaattaatttaagtctaTGAAGCATATAAaaaattggtttaaaatttatgttgttAAAGTGATCCatgataactttatttaaacatGTTACTGCTTACAAATAAGTGAATAACAATTTCTATTGTttgatgacctccatggtcgagtggtgtgtataccggttttcatggatacgccactccgaggtcccgggttcgattcccggccgagtcgatgtagatgaccattagtcttctatgttgtcttgggtctgggtgtatgtggtaccgtcgttacttctgatttccataacacaagtgcttcagctacttacatttggatcagagtaatgtatgtgatgttgtctcatattcatattcattattcatttattgt is drawn from Vanessa cardui chromosome Z, ilVanCard2.1, whole genome shotgun sequence and contains these coding sequences:
- the LOC124543124 gene encoding disco-interacting protein 2 isoform X3, which codes for MADLSVDISKLPDEIRDKLAELDLELSEGDITQKGYEKKRTRLLAPYVAQHQPQAGNQPLRGPRGDGGSSRQHTRNRRTHRRVTHNEKRYHSEVRQEAVQQALAEMQNRPKPSLPMPSKRTSMMAKSPDRERHDLSSSSDEDSCAGDSELPPPPELGSPPARRAAAPHPRGHPPPLPQLHHQRDKKHAPREKTEIDLSDITHLPAYIQPDVTHTTSGARRGGALIADRVQCYAQPEDTGTGTGRWKVSAKIQQLLNTLKRPKRRPLPEFYEDDDIELEIAANPKDPNAPKPEGGTMTPAVGEQLVVPAGLPRNLEAALQRYGTASFKANVATVLDPNGKLSNSLTYGKLLSRSLKIAHAVLNKTFTSKSSSGGPLTGDNSIKPGDRVALVYPNNDPINFMCAFYGCLQAGIVPVPIEVPLTRRDAGLQQVGFLLGSCGIQYALTSDACLKGLPKTSSGDVVSFRGWPSLQWVSTEKLPRPPRDWIPPPRPAEDSPAHIEHTSAADGSAMGVIVTRASMLAHCRMLSVACNYTEGEHMVCVLDFKRETGLWHAVLASVLNGMHVIFIPYALMKVSPASWMHMITKYRASVAIVKSRDLHWGLLATRDHKEILLSSLRMLLVADGANPWSLSSCDQFLSVFQSKGVRGDAICPCACSSESLTVCVRRAGRGGSSAGRGVLSMSGLSYGVVRVDAENSLTSLTLQDCGQVMPSCVIVVVKMEGLAYLCKTDEVGEICVLSGATGSGYWGLPGLTNTVFRVQPLDADGEPIGEEHYVRSGLLGFLGPGGLVFVCGSRDGLMTVTGRKHNMDDIIATVLAVEPMKFIYRGRIAVFSVRVLRDERICIVAEQRPDCGEEESFQWMSRVLQAVDSIHQVGIYCLALVQPNYLPKTPLGGIHLSECKRRFLEGTLHPANVLMCPHTCVTNLPKPREIHSDVGPASVIVGNLVQGNRLASAQGRDMGYTDDSDAARKYQFISQILRWRAQSTSDHVIFTLLNSKGAVSKVLTCAELHKKAERIGNLLLEKGRVNTGDHVALIFPPGLDLICAFYGCLYVGAVPVTIRPPHPQNLHTTLPTVRMIVDVSKATLVLSNQSVIKLLRSKEASNVLDSKAWPITLDTDDMPKKKLPILYRAPTAEMLAYLDFSVSTTGMLAGIKLSHAAVTSLCRSMKIACELYPSRHIALCLDPYCGLGFALWCLSSIYSGHHSILIPPSEVEINPALWLSAVSQYKVRDTFCSYGVMELCTKGLGSSVNQLKSKGINLACVRTCVVVAEERPRINLTNSFSKLFSALGLSPRAVSTSFGCRVNIAICLQGASSPEPSTVYVDLRALRNDRVSLVERGSPHSLCLMESGKLLPGVKVITANPETKGQCGDSHLGEIWVQSPHNASGYFTIYGDESDYADHFSAQLVTGNTGEVYARTGYLGFLRRTEISTTSVGGDDTSIMTRDSDTESLASACASMSGLAAADSHDTHDAVFVVGALDETIMLRGMRYHPIDIENSVMRCHKKIAECAVFTWTNLLVVVVELDGNDSEALNLVPLVTNTVLEEHHLIVGVVVVVDPGVVPINSRGEKQRMHLRDGFLSDQIDAIYIAYNM
- the LOC124543124 gene encoding disco-interacting protein 2 isoform X2, yielding MADLSVDISKLPDEIRDKLAELDLELSEGDITQKGYEKKRTRLLAPYVAQHQPQAGNQPLRGPRGDGGSSRQHTRNRRTHRRVTHNEKRYHSEVRQEAVQQALAEMQNRPKPSLPMPSKRTSMMAKSPDRERHDLSSSSDEDSCAGDSELPPPPELGSPPARRAAAPHPRGHPPPLPQLHHQRDKKHAPREKTEIDLSDITHLPAYIQPDVTHTTSGARRGGALIADRVQCYAQPEDTGTGTGRWKRPKRRPLPEFYEDDDIELEIAANPKDPNAPKPEGGTMTPAVGEQLVVPAGLPRNLEAALQRYGTASFKANVATVLDPNGKLSNSLTYGKLLSRSLKIAHAVLNKTFTSKSSSGGPLTGDNSIKPGDRVALVYPNNDPINFMCAFYGCLQAGIVPVPIEVPLTRRDAGLQQVGFLLGSCGIQYALTSDACLKGLPKTSSGDVVSFRGWPSLQWVSTEKLPRPPRDWIPPPRPAEDSPAHIEHTSAADGSAMGVIVTRASMLAHCRMLSVACNYTEGEHMVCVLDFKRETGLWHAVLASVLNGMHVIFIPYALMKVSPASWMHMITKYRASVAIVKSRDLHWGLLATRDHKEILLSSLRMLLVADGANPWSLSSCDQFLSVFQSKGVRGDAICPCACSSESLTVCVRRAGRGGSSAGRGVLSMSGLSYGVVRVDAENSLTSLTLQDCGQVMPSCKLASGVSLETWEINTSARRVIVVVKMEGLAYLCKTDEVGEICVLSGATGSGYWGLPGLTNTVFRVQPLDADGEPIGEEHYVRSGLLGFLGPGGLVFVCGSRDGLMTVTGRKHNMDDIIATVLAVEPMKFIYRGRIAVFSVRVLRDERICIVAEQRPDCGEEESFQWMSRVLQAVDSIHQVGIYCLALVQPNYLPKTPLGGIHLSECKRRFLEGTLHPANVLMCPHTCVTNLPKPREIHSDVGPASVIVGNLVQGNRLASAQGRDMGYTDDSDAARKYQFISQILRWRAQSTSDHVIFTLLNSKGAVSKVLTCAELHKKAERIGNLLLEKGRVNTGDHVALIFPPGLDLICAFYGCLYVGAVPVTIRPPHPQNLHTTLPTVRMIVDVSKATLVLSNQSVIKLLRSKEASNVLDSKAWPITLDTDDMPKKKLPILYRAPTAEMLAYLDFSVSTTGMLAGIKLSHAAVTSLCRSMKIACELYPSRHIALCLDPYCGLGFALWCLSSIYSGHHSILIPPSEVEINPALWLSAVSQYKVRDTFCSYGVMELCTKGLGSSVNQLKSKGINLACVRTCVVVAEERPRINLTNSFSKLFSALGLSPRAVSTSFGCRVNIAICLQGASSPEPSTVYVDLRALRNDRVSLVERGSPHSLCLMESGKLLPGVKVITANPETKGQCGDSHLGEIWVQSPHNASGYFTIYGDESDYADHFSAQLVTGNTGEVYARTGYLGFLRRTEISTTSVGGDDTSIMTRDSDTESLASACASMSGLAAADSHDTHDAVFVVGALDETIMLRGMRYHPIDIENSVMRCHKKIAECAVFTWTNLLVVVVELDGNDSEALNLVPLVTNTVLEEHHLIVGVVVVVDPGVVPINSRGEKQRMHLRDGFLSDQIDAIYIAYNM
- the LOC124543124 gene encoding disco-interacting protein 2 isoform X1 yields the protein MADLSVDISKLPDEIRDKLAELDLELSEGDITQKGYEKKRTRLLAPYVAQHQPQAGNQPLRGPRGDGGSSRQHTRNRRTHRRVTHNEKRYHSEVRQEAVQQALAEMQNRPKPSLPMPSKRTSMMAKSPDRERHDLSSSSDEDSCAGDSELPPPPELGSPPARRAAAPHPRGHPPPLPQLHHQRDKKHAPREKTEIDLSDITHLPAYIQPDVTHTTSGARRGGALIADRVQCYAQPEDTGTGTGRWKVSAKIQQLLNTLKRPKRRPLPEFYEDDDIELEIAANPKDPNAPKPEGGTMTPAVGEQLVVPAGLPRNLEAALQRYGTASFKANVATVLDPNGKLSNSLTYGKLLSRSLKIAHAVLNKTFTSKSSSGGPLTGDNSIKPGDRVALVYPNNDPINFMCAFYGCLQAGIVPVPIEVPLTRRDAGLQQVGFLLGSCGIQYALTSDACLKGLPKTSSGDVVSFRGWPSLQWVSTEKLPRPPRDWIPPPRPAEDSPAHIEHTSAADGSAMGVIVTRASMLAHCRMLSVACNYTEGEHMVCVLDFKRETGLWHAVLASVLNGMHVIFIPYALMKVSPASWMHMITKYRASVAIVKSRDLHWGLLATRDHKEILLSSLRMLLVADGANPWSLSSCDQFLSVFQSKGVRGDAICPCACSSESLTVCVRRAGRGGSSAGRGVLSMSGLSYGVVRVDAENSLTSLTLQDCGQVMPSCKLASGVSLETWEINTSARRVIVVVKMEGLAYLCKTDEVGEICVLSGATGSGYWGLPGLTNTVFRVQPLDADGEPIGEEHYVRSGLLGFLGPGGLVFVCGSRDGLMTVTGRKHNMDDIIATVLAVEPMKFIYRGRIAVFSVRVLRDERICIVAEQRPDCGEEESFQWMSRVLQAVDSIHQVGIYCLALVQPNYLPKTPLGGIHLSECKRRFLEGTLHPANVLMCPHTCVTNLPKPREIHSDVGPASVIVGNLVQGNRLASAQGRDMGYTDDSDAARKYQFISQILRWRAQSTSDHVIFTLLNSKGAVSKVLTCAELHKKAERIGNLLLEKGRVNTGDHVALIFPPGLDLICAFYGCLYVGAVPVTIRPPHPQNLHTTLPTVRMIVDVSKATLVLSNQSVIKLLRSKEASNVLDSKAWPITLDTDDMPKKKLPILYRAPTAEMLAYLDFSVSTTGMLAGIKLSHAAVTSLCRSMKIACELYPSRHIALCLDPYCGLGFALWCLSSIYSGHHSILIPPSEVEINPALWLSAVSQYKVRDTFCSYGVMELCTKGLGSSVNQLKSKGINLACVRTCVVVAEERPRINLTNSFSKLFSALGLSPRAVSTSFGCRVNIAICLQGASSPEPSTVYVDLRALRNDRVSLVERGSPHSLCLMESGKLLPGVKVITANPETKGQCGDSHLGEIWVQSPHNASGYFTIYGDESDYADHFSAQLVTGNTGEVYARTGYLGFLRRTEISTTSVGGDDTSIMTRDSDTESLASACASMSGLAAADSHDTHDAVFVVGALDETIMLRGMRYHPIDIENSVMRCHKKIAECAVFTWTNLLVVVVELDGNDSEALNLVPLVTNTVLEEHHLIVGVVVVVDPGVVPINSRGEKQRMHLRDGFLSDQIDAIYIAYNM